The following coding sequences lie in one Pectobacterium sp. A5351 genomic window:
- the frr gene encoding ribosome recycling factor → MTNEIRKDAETRMDKCVEAFKNQISKIRTGRASPSILDGIQVEYYGSATPLRQVANVVVEDSRTLAITVFDRTLGPAVEKAIMASDLGLNPSSAGTVIRVPLPPLTEERRKDLIKVVRGEAEQGRISVRNVRRDANDKLKALLKDKAISEDEERRAQDDVQKLTDNFIKKVDTALAEKEAELMEF, encoded by the coding sequence GTGACTAATGAAATCAGAAAAGATGCTGAAACGCGCATGGACAAATGTGTTGAAGCGTTTAAAAACCAGATCAGCAAAATCCGTACCGGCCGTGCATCGCCTAGCATTCTCGATGGCATTCAGGTTGAATACTATGGCAGCGCAACGCCACTGCGTCAGGTTGCTAACGTTGTCGTAGAAGATTCTCGCACGCTGGCGATTACGGTATTCGATCGTACGCTTGGCCCAGCGGTTGAGAAAGCCATCATGGCCTCCGATCTCGGCCTGAACCCGTCTTCTGCTGGCACCGTCATCCGTGTTCCGCTGCCACCATTGACGGAAGAGCGTCGTAAAGATCTGATCAAAGTCGTTCGTGGCGAAGCGGAGCAAGGGCGTATTTCTGTACGCAACGTGCGCCGTGATGCTAACGATAAACTGAAAGCGCTGCTGAAAGATAAAGCGATCAGTGAAGATGAAGAACGTCGTGCTCAGGATGATGTGCAGAAACTGACTGACAACTTCATCAAGAAAGTAGATACAGCACTGGCAGAAAAAGAAGCGGAGCTGATGGAGTTCTAA
- the ispC gene encoding 1-deoxy-D-xylulose-5-phosphate reductoisomerase codes for MKQLTILGSTGSIGVSSLAVIKANPDKFAVRALSAGYNVKLMLEQCLTFQPAYASMADEASATALRQQLAEYGCKTEVLAGEQAACDLAALDGVDQVMAAIVGAAGLLPTLAAIHAGKQVLLANKESLVTCGRLFMDAVAQSGAQLLPIDSEHNAIFQSLPEQIQRQLGYASLSQHGVERIVLTGSGGPFRETPVSALADMTPDQACAHPNWSMGRKISVDSATMMNKGLEYIEARWLFNASAEQMEVIIHPQSVIHSMVRYRDGSVLAQLGSPDMRTPIAHAMAYPERVTSGAKALDFCQIGALTFLAPDYARYPCLQLATDACNHGQSATTALNAANEIAVAAFLQSQIRFTDIAAVNRHVIEQLTLPEPASVDDVLDIDRWARQAAAQILTHYAR; via the coding sequence ATGAAGCAACTGACAATTCTTGGTTCCACTGGCTCTATTGGCGTCAGTTCGCTGGCCGTCATTAAAGCCAACCCCGATAAGTTTGCCGTACGCGCGCTATCCGCTGGGTACAACGTCAAGCTGATGCTGGAGCAGTGCCTCACTTTTCAACCTGCCTATGCCTCAATGGCGGATGAAGCCTCTGCAACGGCTCTACGCCAACAGCTGGCGGAATACGGCTGCAAAACGGAGGTTTTGGCTGGGGAGCAGGCGGCGTGTGATCTTGCCGCGTTGGATGGCGTCGATCAGGTCATGGCCGCGATTGTGGGAGCAGCAGGGTTATTGCCGACGCTGGCAGCAATCCATGCCGGAAAACAGGTCTTGTTGGCGAATAAAGAATCACTGGTTACCTGCGGTCGTCTCTTTATGGACGCGGTGGCGCAAAGTGGCGCGCAGCTTTTGCCGATTGATAGCGAACATAATGCGATTTTTCAGAGTTTACCTGAGCAAATTCAGCGTCAGTTAGGCTACGCTTCATTGTCGCAACATGGTGTTGAACGTATTGTTTTGACAGGGTCCGGCGGACCGTTTCGTGAGACACCGGTGTCGGCACTGGCAGACATGACACCGGACCAGGCGTGTGCGCATCCAAACTGGTCAATGGGGCGCAAAATTTCGGTTGATTCCGCCACGATGATGAACAAAGGGCTGGAGTATATCGAAGCGCGCTGGCTGTTTAACGCTTCTGCTGAGCAGATGGAAGTCATTATTCATCCGCAGTCAGTGATTCACTCGATGGTACGTTACCGTGATGGCAGCGTTCTGGCGCAGTTAGGATCGCCTGATATGCGTACGCCGATTGCCCATGCGATGGCTTATCCCGAGCGTGTGACATCGGGCGCAAAAGCGTTAGATTTTTGTCAGATTGGTGCGCTGACATTTTTGGCACCGGACTATGCGCGCTATCCTTGTTTGCAGTTGGCAACTGATGCCTGTAATCATGGTCAGTCAGCCACGACGGCATTGAACGCCGCGAATGAAATTGCGGTAGCGGCATTTTTGCAGTCGCAGATTCGCTTTACGGATATTGCGGCGGTAAATCGGCATGTTATTGAACAACTTACATTACCAGAACCCGCCAGTGTTGATGATGTTCTTGACATCGATCGCTGGGCTAGACAGGCCGCAGCACAGATCCTGACACACTACGCGCGGTAG